Proteins from a single region of Prinia subflava isolate CZ2003 ecotype Zambia chromosome 10, Cam_Psub_1.2, whole genome shotgun sequence:
- the SLC35A3 gene encoding UDP-N-acetylglucosamine transporter — MSANLKYLSLGILVFQTTSLVLTMRYSRTLKEEGPRYLSSTAVVIAELMKILACVLLVYKDSKCNLRTLNRVLHDEILNKPMETLKLAIPSGIYTLQNNLLYVALSNLDAATYQVTYQLKILTTALFSVSMLSKKLGVYQWLSLVILMTGVAFVQWPSDSQATPAKEHSAGSQFVGLIAVLIACFSSGFAGVYFEKILKETKQSVWIRNIQLGFFGSIFGLMGVYIYDGEQLSKNGFFQGYNKLTWVVVVLQALGGLVIAAVIKYADNILKGFATSLSIILSTLISYFWLQDFVPTSVFFLGAILVIAATFLYGYDPKPAGNPIKA; from the exons ATGTCTGCCAATTTAAAGTACCTTTCCTTGGGCATCCTGGTTTTTCAGACCACAAGTTTAGTGTTGACCATGCGCTATTCTCGGACTCTGAAAGAAGAAGGACCTCGTTATTTATCCTCTACTGCCGTAGTTATTGCTGAACTTATGAAGATTTTGGCCTGTGTTCTATTAGTCTACAAAGACAGCA AATGCAATTTACGGACTCTGAACAGGGTGCTACATGATGAAATCCTTAACAAACCCATGGAAACTCTTAAACTTGCTATTCCTTCAGGAATTTACACTCTTCAGAACAACTTGCTATATGTAGCATTGTCAAACCTAGATGCAGCCACATACCAG GTTACATATCAACTGAAAATTCTCACCACAGCATTGTTTTCTGTGTCCATGTTGAGCAAGAAACTGGGTGTATACCAGTGGCTGTCACTAGTAATATTGATGACAGGAGTGGCATTTGTGCAG TGGCCCTCAGACTCTCAAGCAACACCTGCTAAGGAGCACTCAGCAGGATCGCAGTTTGTGGGCCTGATTGCAGTTCTCATAGCCTGCTTTTCTAGTGGATTtgctggggtttattttgagaaaattttaaaggaaacGAAACAGTCTGTGTGGATCAGAAACATTCAGCTTG GATTTTTTGGTAGTATATTCGGACTGATGGGTGTTTACATTTATGATGGAGAACAACTGTCGAAGAATGGATTTTTTCAAGGATACAATAAACTTACTTGGGTGGTGGTTGTTCTACAG GCACTTGGAGGGCTGGTGATTGCTGCTGTTATAAAATATGCAGACAACATTTTAAAGGGATTTGCAACTTCACTCTCTATTATACTGTCAACACTGATCTCCTATTTCTGGCTGCAAGATTTTGTCCCTACAAG TGTCTTTTTCCTCGGAGCCATCCTTGTAATAGCAGCTACTTTTCTATACGGTTATGATCCCAAACCTGCAGGAAATCCCATTAAGGCATAG